GGCAGTGGATGACACGGTCTGGGCACGCAAGCTGTTCGTGTTCTCGATCTTCACCATTACCGCGTTGAGCGTGATGATGTCCGTGGACTTCAAAGTGCCGACCGAATTGCTGCTGACGTACGCGCACTAAGCGCAGGCAGCGGCAAAGAAAAACCCCGCCCTTCGAGAGAAGGTGCGGGGTTTTTTGTTGGGTGTTCCTTGGGGGAATGCCCGAACTGTTTTGCACGACGCAAAGCCTCTGTGGGAGCGAGCCTGCTCGCGATGATTGCTTCGCGTAGCAGTGAGGGGCAGTTCGTCAGATGTACGGATCGTCACTTGTCTATCTATAAGCGATTTGCTTATAGTTTGTGCATGCGAACCCTATTCTTCGAGACCTCATCATTCACGGCTTCAGTTGGCAATTATCTGACTGATGACGAGTATCGTGCGCTGCAAACACACATGCTGCAGAACCCTGAGTCAGGTGTTGTCATGCCCCGTACGGGCGGTTTTCGCAAGCTTAGGTGGGCCGATGAGCGCAGAAGCAAGGGCAAGCGAGGTGGCTTGCGGGTTATCTATTATTGGCTTATGAATGATGGTCAGTTCTGGATGTTTGCAATTTATGACAAGGATGAGGTTGAGAACTTGACTGCCGATCAAGAGAAGGCACTCAAGAAAGCCATAGAGACAGAGTTGAAAAATCGAGGTACCCCATGAAAAAGCGCGACCTGTTTGCAGAGCTGATGCAGGGCGTTGATGAGATGGCAGCTCAACGCGAAGGCAAGATTACGTTGCGCAATACCTGCATCGAAGACATCCCTGCTCCCGAGGTCGGGGCGCAGGAGATAGTTGCGCTGCGGGAGAGGCTTCATATGTCCCAGGCAGTTTTTGCCAGACGAATCAGAACCAGTCCCGGTACGCTGAGAAACTGGGAGCAGGAAAAATCGAAACCCAATGCCCAGGCCGCTCTGTTGATCAGGCTGGTGGAGAAATTCCCGGATATGGTTGATCGACTGGCAGTGGTTTGAACAAGTAATACGCCTTGAAAGCCCCGCTTTCATCGAGAAACGCGGGGCTTTATGCCGTGATCAAGAACATTCAGGTCAACTGGCAAGCAACCGAAAAAACCGCTCCCGCACCTGGAAATTATCACTGTGCGCCACATTGAAGCGCATGAACTGGCTCGCCTGCGGGGCCTTGCTCAGTAGGGTGCCGGGTGCCAGCACCAGGTCGATGTCCATGCCTTTTCTCGCCAGCGTTTCGGCATGCAGCCCCTCCGGCAGGCGTGTCCAGATGTACAAGCCTTCGTGGGGGAGCGATGACACCGAGCAACCGGCCTCGATCAGCCAGCCGGACACGCGGCTGCTCGATTCGTAGAGCCGGTCCACGGTGCGTCGGGTGTGCTTGGCGTAGCTGCCATCGCTGAGCATGGTGCAGACGATCTGTTCTGCCAGCTCCGAGGTCATGCCGCCGCAGGCCATTTTCAGGGTGACCATGCGCGCCGCCAGTTGGGGTGACAGCACGGCATAGCTGACGCGGCTGTTGGCGGTCAGGGTCTTGGAGAAGCCGGAGATGTAAGTGACATTGTCCAGCCCGCCCGCCGCCAGGCGCGGGGTCATGCGCTGTTGCAGGTCGCAATACAAATCGTCTTCGACGATATGGAAGCCATAGCGATGGCTCAACTCCAGCAGGCGATACACCTGGGCCGGGGAGAACGAGTGTCCGGTCGGGTTATGCAGGACGTTATTGGTCATGTACAGCACGGGGCGCTGGCTGTTCACCAGATGCTCGAAGGCCTCCATGTCCATGCCGTCGGCGCCGCGGGGGATGGTGATGACGCGGGCACCGTGCAACGCCAGATTGGTGTGCATGGTGATGTAGCACGGGTCATCGAGCAGCACCGTGTCGCCGGGCTTGACCAGCAGGCGCATGAGCATGTCGATGGCCTGCACGGTGTTGGCCGTGGTGACGATCTGGTCCACCGGCACTTCGATGCCGATCGCCGCCAGTTTGACCCGCAATGCCTCGCGCAAGGGCAGGTAACCGGCGGCGACACCGTATTCGCCCATTTGCAGCGAAGCGGCGCGCAGGGTGCCGCGCACCGCCTTGAGCAGTTCTTCGGCGGGCAACCAGGAAGACGGCAGGAAGCCTGCGCCGGGACGCAGGGCGCCGGTGTCCTGCAGCACCGCGCGGCGCACCACGCTCAAGGTGTCCTGGGGTTGCAGGTCCGGGCCGGCATCAGGCTTGATCGTCAGTGTGGAGCGGTGCACGTAATGCCCTGAACCCTGGCGCGACACCACCAGGCCCTTGGCCCGCAAGCGATCCAGCGCATCTACCACCGTGGATTTGCCGACGTTCATCAGCTCGGAGAGTTCGCGAATCGGCGGCAGTCGCGAGCCGTGAGGCAGCCCGCCCTGGCTGATGGCTACCGTCAATTGATCGACGATCTGCTGGACCAGCGGCACCCCCGGCTGGAACTCGAAGGCGGCGATCACCGCGCGCTGCACCTGCATTTTACTGGTCCTTTTGGCAGTAAAGTTCGTTCGATTCTATACGAACTTACTCTGATGAAAACAAACGGCTCTCTCTACCATCACCTCACAGACTACCCAGATTGTCGGCGTTCGTCGCCTGTGCAATCGCTGGTTCCAGAGGTGTTGCATGAGTGTGCAAACAACGGCCGCCGTCGCCAAGCCGGTGATCAACGTCCGCCTGTTCCTGATCCGGATTATCACCGCCGTGTCGCTGTTCGCGGTGCTGGGCAAGGCCAACGTGTGGCTGGACACCGCCACCAACAGCATCCTCGCCCTGGGGTACCGGGCCTTGCTGTTGCTCCTGCCGTTGACCTTGCTGGTGCTGGGGCGTCGCTCCCTGAGCGTTACCTTGTCGTGCGCCGCCCTCGGGCTGGTGCTGCTGGCCGTGACCAGCAACCAGGGCGTGGTGATGTTCGCCGCTGCCTTGTTCGCCTACGGCATCGCGATTGCCGGTTACCTGATCAAGAGCGAAGCGGCGCAGACCAAGGAAGGGGCTGCCTACAACCGCGTCGCCATGAACATGGGCAGCCTGCTGGCCGGCCTGATTCTGCTTTCGCCGCTGCTGACTCCCAGCATGTTTTTCCTGGGTGCGGCGGCGTTCGTCCTGCTGTGCCTGCCGATCGCCGCGGGGGCGACCTTCACCACCCAGCCGGTGACCGCCGCTGCGGTCACCGTTGACGGCAGCGGCTGGCGCAACAAACTGCCGTGGGTGATCGCCGGCGTCATCATGGGCATCAAGCTGTTCGGTGTGTTTTCGATCCTGCCCCAGGCGATCCTGCGTGAGACCGGCGAGCTGCCGTCCTGGTACGGTTTGATGCTGATCCTCAACAGCGCGGTGGTGGTCTTCGCCCAGGTGCCGATGATGAAACTGATCGAGCGCACCGGGCGCTTCAAGGTGCTTGCCGTAATCGGCATCATCGCCGGCGGTTTTGCCGTGCTTTCCTCGCCCGCCGCATTCCACGTGCAGACGCTGGTCGGCGCGCTGATCTGGGTCGCGCTGCTGTCCCTCGCCGAGTGCGCGTTCAGTTACCTCGACTACTTCTCCGTCAAGCAGAACAACATGTTCATCAAGGAAGTTTCCCTGGGCGTGGGCGCCGGGCTGACCGTGCTGATCATGCGGGTGGTGCCGATGCCGTACAACGCCCTGTTGCTGGCCGCCATCGGCGCCGCGGGCATCCTGGCGTGGTACTGGTTCAACCGTAAAACCGTTGCATCGCTGCATGACTGATTCAGCGCGTCTGCGTTTTTCACTCCACAGGTCGGAGGTTTCATGAGTACGACGTCATGCGTAGTAGTGGTCGGGTACAACGGCAACCGGGTGCACGATATCCGCAAGCTGCGCGACCTTTGCAAGGCACTCTATAACGCCCGGCTGATCCTGGTGGTCGAACAGATCCAGGTCGATGACGACCAGGTGGCGGACCACGTCTGCACGGCGTCGATGGCCGTGGAGGACATTGCCGACTCTGTCGATCTGGTGGCCGGCTGCCTCAGTGTCGATCAGTGGAAACTGATCGGCGTGTTGCCGTTTTCCGACCGTGGCGTGTTGCTGGGTGCCGCGCTGGCGACACACTTCGGCCTGCCAGGGATCAGCCCGGGCCAAGCGCGAGCGGGCCTGGATAAACAGATTTTTCGCAAACTGGAAGCCAGCGCCGACAGTGCGCCGCCGGACTATCGCCCGGTGTTCTCCGCGCGGATCGAGAGCCTTGGCGAACTGCGTCAGCGGGTGGTCGAACTGGGCGGAAGGGCCTTCATCAAACCGGCCTGCGAAGGGGCGAGCCGCGGTTGCCGGGTCATCCACCATCCGTCCGAATGCGATGAGGCCTGGCAGGCGCTCAAGCCGTACCGCGAGGGCGGCATCGTACTCGAG
This DNA window, taken from Pseudomonas sp. MYb118, encodes the following:
- a CDS encoding toxin; this translates as MRTLFFETSSFTASVGNYLTDDEYRALQTHMLQNPESGVVMPRTGGFRKLRWADERRSKGKRGGLRVIYYWLMNDGQFWMFAIYDKDEVENLTADQEKALKKAIETELKNRGTP
- a CDS encoding helix-turn-helix domain-containing protein, producing MKKRDLFAELMQGVDEMAAQREGKITLRNTCIEDIPAPEVGAQEIVALRERLHMSQAVFARRIRTSPGTLRNWEQEKSKPNAQAALLIRLVEKFPDMVDRLAVV
- a CDS encoding PLP-dependent aminotransferase family protein, giving the protein MQVQRAVIAAFEFQPGVPLVQQIVDQLTVAISQGGLPHGSRLPPIRELSELMNVGKSTVVDALDRLRAKGLVVSRQGSGHYVHRSTLTIKPDAGPDLQPQDTLSVVRRAVLQDTGALRPGAGFLPSSWLPAEELLKAVRGTLRAASLQMGEYGVAAGYLPLREALRVKLAAIGIEVPVDQIVTTANTVQAIDMLMRLLVKPGDTVLLDDPCYITMHTNLALHGARVITIPRGADGMDMEAFEHLVNSQRPVLYMTNNVLHNPTGHSFSPAQVYRLLELSHRYGFHIVEDDLYCDLQQRMTPRLAAGGLDNVTYISGFSKTLTANSRVSYAVLSPQLAARMVTLKMACGGMTSELAEQIVCTMLSDGSYAKHTRRTVDRLYESSSRVSGWLIEAGCSVSSLPHEGLYIWTRLPEGLHAETLARKGMDIDLVLAPGTLLSKAPQASQFMRFNVAHSDNFQVRERFFRLLAS